A region from the Bacteroidota bacterium genome encodes:
- a CDS encoding carbohydrate binding family 9 domain-containing protein, producing MEGYLELTQDPSTDISTLMRYSGGFLLAYAFLVSPALWADTGKIIKAARLESRLTLDGLLHERQWHAALPAEDFTQFYPLEGNPPTERTSVRILYDDKAIYVGVICYDSNPHGIVSQLTRRDRTSEADRFTVQIDSYNDRQTAFVFSVNVAGVQSDGFLSQDGNAYDLNYDAVWSVRTARHREGWSAEFEIPYNAIRFSPQDGEYRWGINFRRYISRKRETIEWVMVPSTERLMISKWGYVEGIRAITPPLHLSLIPYISATASFETEASYRPHRSDQAAHAGLDVKYGLSRNFTFDAAINPDFGQVEVDQSILNLTVFETYYPEKRPFFIEGAQLFTFGNSVDNTPLTLFYSRRIGQRPFLSPFVAAPPGGSIKENPHITTILGAAKVTGHTESGFSLGVLATATDDENAVLLDSAGRESRIQTEPKGTYNVVRVKQELAGNSWVGGVATLAARDQLKPAFSGGADWNLRFDDGSYTLDGYIAGVHSSSSRANPDGTAGRLLFSRIAARHWYYTASYNFFSANFNSNDLGFFAQPRYHGGYVQLLYRENRAEEPFRRYSFSLVPEAKWNWDGVRTLSQVDLSFSADWTNFWKSTFRFVLNDRAYSDSERGILGLYLRPVDYSLQAQIQTDERQPVSISMTTDFRFDEKEKKSISTLIGVTIRPASNIELTPLFYFEKTRSEETGVLSGGRIVPVGGRSLFGDRDVDEIDFALRGIITFTRTVSLQFYTQVLLARGRYNNFRLLTGGSGFASYTTPNVYDFNYAIFDANLLLRWEFLPGSTIFLVWTQSRADDSGNYNNDFGPRFRGIFKLPHDDAVLLKMSYWWGL from the coding sequence ATGGAAGGCTATCTTGAACTAACACAGGATCCATCCACTGATATTTCGACCCTAATGCGTTACTCAGGGGGATTCCTCCTTGCATATGCGTTTCTGGTTTCACCCGCATTATGGGCTGATACAGGGAAGATCATCAAGGCGGCCCGCCTTGAAAGTCGGTTAACGCTCGACGGATTGCTGCACGAGCGACAGTGGCACGCCGCACTACCCGCGGAAGACTTCACGCAGTTCTATCCCCTCGAAGGAAACCCCCCGACCGAGAGAACCTCTGTCCGCATTCTGTATGACGATAAGGCAATTTATGTCGGGGTGATTTGCTACGACAGCAATCCGCACGGGATCGTTTCGCAATTGACACGGCGAGACCGGACATCGGAAGCCGACCGGTTCACCGTGCAGATTGATTCATACAATGACCGGCAAACGGCGTTCGTGTTTTCAGTAAATGTTGCCGGCGTGCAAAGCGACGGCTTCCTTTCGCAGGACGGGAATGCCTACGACCTGAACTATGACGCTGTGTGGAGTGTACGCACGGCGCGGCATCGTGAAGGATGGTCGGCGGAGTTTGAGATTCCCTACAACGCTATCCGGTTCTCGCCGCAAGATGGAGAATATCGATGGGGGATTAACTTCCGTCGCTACATCAGCCGGAAGCGGGAAACAATCGAATGGGTGATGGTGCCGAGTACCGAACGGCTGATGATCTCAAAATGGGGATATGTAGAAGGCATCCGCGCCATTACGCCACCCTTGCATCTGAGTCTCATCCCGTACATTTCTGCAACGGCATCATTCGAAACGGAAGCGTCGTACCGTCCGCACCGGTCTGATCAAGCAGCGCATGCCGGACTTGACGTGAAGTACGGACTCAGCCGCAACTTTACGTTTGATGCGGCGATCAATCCCGACTTTGGCCAGGTGGAGGTGGATCAGTCGATTCTTAATCTGACAGTCTTCGAAACGTACTATCCCGAGAAGCGCCCGTTCTTCATTGAAGGCGCGCAGTTGTTCACATTCGGCAATTCGGTTGATAACACCCCCCTTACGCTATTTTACTCGCGCAGAATCGGGCAGAGACCCTTCCTTTCTCCGTTTGTTGCTGCGCCTCCCGGCGGGTCCATCAAAGAAAATCCTCACATTACAACGATTCTCGGCGCCGCAAAAGTAACCGGCCACACGGAATCCGGTTTTTCGTTGGGCGTTCTTGCCACTGCCACCGATGACGAGAATGCGGTTCTGTTGGATAGCGCGGGACGGGAATCAAGGATACAGACGGAGCCGAAAGGAACGTACAACGTTGTTCGTGTAAAGCAGGAGCTTGCAGGAAACTCGTGGGTTGGCGGCGTTGCAACACTTGCTGCCCGCGATCAGTTGAAGCCGGCGTTCAGCGGCGGTGCGGATTGGAATCTGCGCTTCGACGACGGCTCGTATACGCTCGATGGTTACATCGCCGGCGTGCATTCATCCAGCAGCCGCGCCAATCCGGACGGCACCGCCGGGCGCCTGCTGTTCTCGCGCATCGCGGCGCGGCACTGGTACTACACGGCATCCTACAATTTCTTCAGCGCCAACTTCAACAGCAACGATCTCGGCTTCTTTGCGCAGCCGCGGTATCACGGCGGTTACGTGCAGCTTCTCTATCGCGAGAACAGGGCCGAAGAGCCGTTCCGCCGCTATTCGTTCTCGCTTGTTCCCGAAGCCAAGTGGAACTGGGACGGTGTACGTACACTTTCGCAGGTCGACCTGTCGTTCTCGGCAGACTGGACGAATTTCTGGAAGTCAACATTCCGCTTTGTTCTCAACGACCGGGCCTACAGCGATTCGGAACGGGGGATTCTCGGCCTCTACCTTCGCCCCGTCGATTACTCGCTTCAGGCGCAAATACAAACAGATGAGCGACAGCCGGTTTCTATTTCGATGACAACAGATTTCCGGTTTGATGAGAAGGAGAAGAAGAGCATCAGCACCCTCATCGGCGTTACGATTCGTCCGGCCTCAAACATCGAACTCACACCTCTCTTTTACTTTGAGAAGACACGTTCGGAAGAAACGGGAGTACTGAGCGGCGGCAGGATTGTTCCGGTCGGCGGGCGCAGTCTCTTTGGAGATAGAGATGTCGACGAGATAGATTTCGCGCTGCGCGGCATCATCACCTTCACCCGAACGGTATCGTTGCAGTTCTATACACAAGTTCTGCTTGCACGGGGGCGCTACAACAACTTCCGGCTCCTGACCGGAGGCAGCGGCTTTGCCTCCTACACAACTCCTAACGTGTACGATTTTAATTACGCGATCTTCGACGCCAACCTGCTGCTGCGATGGGAGTTTCTACCGGGCAGTACAATTTTTCTTGTGTGGACTCAAAGCCGTGCAGATGATTCCGGCAATTACAACAACGACTTCGGCCCGCGGTTCCGCGGCATCTTCAAGCTGCCGCACGATGACGCCGTGCTGCTGAAGATGAGTTATTGGTGGGGATTGTAG
- the rlmD gene encoding 23S rRNA (uracil(1939)-C(5))-methyltransferase RlmD gives MSQFRRGEELILTLDSFAFEGKSLARHDGLVVFVYGGVPGDEARVRLTKIKKQFLEAEVVELVKQSPLRVQARCRYFGTCGGCKWQHVDYRAQLDFKRQHVADAFERIGGFKGIAVNPAIGSDQIYFYRNKMEFSFGEKWFPKEEYESNKDVQAFSLGMHPAGMYRKVLDLEECHLQSEESIRIVNTVRNFCVERNLSIYSTFTHAGYLRNLVIRQSASTNELMVNIVTSDDNPGLLSSLCTCLLKEMPSITTIINNITQRKNLVAIGEYEKVYHGPGYITEMIGKRIYRISANSFFQTNTQQAERLYNVAQRMAGLKPGDVVFDLYSGTGTIALHIADDVKEVVGVENVEAAVEDARKNATANRVTNCAFVLGDLKDRLTKDTAWLDNHPLPDVMIIDPPRAGMHEKVVKEVIEMKPERIVYVSCNPATQARDVKLMANAYRIAEIQPVDMFPHTYHIENVVRLERS, from the coding sequence TTGAGCCAATTCCGGCGGGGAGAAGAACTTATCCTCACATTGGATTCCTTTGCCTTTGAAGGGAAGTCCCTTGCCCGGCATGACGGACTCGTGGTGTTCGTTTACGGCGGCGTTCCCGGCGACGAGGCCCGCGTCCGGTTGACGAAAATTAAAAAGCAGTTTCTTGAAGCCGAAGTTGTCGAGCTTGTGAAGCAGTCGCCGTTGCGTGTTCAGGCGCGCTGCCGTTACTTCGGAACCTGCGGCGGCTGCAAATGGCAGCATGTTGATTACCGGGCGCAACTCGATTTCAAACGCCAGCATGTAGCTGATGCTTTTGAGCGAATAGGCGGGTTCAAAGGAATAGCCGTCAATCCTGCAATCGGTTCGGATCAAATCTACTTTTACCGGAATAAAATGGAGTTTTCTTTCGGAGAGAAGTGGTTTCCGAAGGAAGAGTATGAATCGAACAAGGATGTGCAGGCATTTTCTCTCGGTATGCATCCGGCGGGGATGTACCGCAAGGTTCTCGATCTTGAAGAATGTCATCTCCAATCCGAAGAAAGCATCCGCATTGTGAACACAGTCCGGAATTTTTGCGTTGAACGGAATCTCTCCATCTACTCAACATTCACACACGCCGGCTATCTCCGCAATCTTGTCATTCGGCAAAGCGCCTCCACGAATGAGTTGATGGTGAATATCGTTACCTCTGACGACAACCCCGGGTTGCTCTCATCTCTTTGCACGTGTTTGCTGAAGGAGATGCCATCCATCACCACTATCATCAACAACATCACGCAGCGGAAGAATCTCGTTGCTATCGGCGAGTATGAAAAAGTGTATCACGGCCCCGGCTATATTACAGAGATGATCGGGAAACGCATCTACCGTATTTCAGCAAACTCATTCTTCCAGACAAACACACAGCAGGCCGAACGATTGTATAATGTCGCACAACGGATGGCCGGTCTCAAACCCGGCGATGTGGTGTTTGATCTCTATTCCGGCACCGGCACGATTGCATTGCATATCGCCGATGATGTGAAAGAAGTTGTCGGCGTGGAAAATGTCGAAGCAGCCGTCGAAGATGCCCGAAAGAATGCGACCGCCAACAGAGTAACGAATTGCGCGTTTGTGTTGGGAGATTTGAAAGATCGATTGACGAAAGATACAGCCTGGCTCGACAACCATCCTTTGCCGGATGTGATGATCATCGATCCGCCTCGAGCCGGTATGCACGAGAAGGTCGTGAAGGAAGTCATAGAAATGAAACCCGAGCGAATTGTGTATGTGAGCTGCAATCCGGCAACACAAGCCCGCGACGTAAAGCTGATGGCAAACGCGTACCGGATTGCTGAAATCCAGCCCGTTGACATGTTCCCTCACACCTACCATATCGAGAATGTGGTGCGGCTTGAAAGGTCGTGA
- a CDS encoding ABC-F family ATP-binding cassette domain-containing protein has translation MISAVNIALQYGSKILFKGVSFRIGTHDRIGLVGSNGTGKTTLLRMLIGEASPDKGEIAKAKYVTVGYLPQEGMHVEGRTLYKEAETAFGDVLEAQQHLEEVHRRMGEVTDHQSEEFQELLELYGELQHKLEDSDAFRMKAKIEKVLLGLGFSVEDLDRQTDEFSGGWQMRIALAKLLLIQPSLLLLDEPTNHLDLDSLQWLEEYLQSYEGAVMIVSHDRRFLDNMTTKTYELSLGNLAEYPGNFSLYVREKEERKQLTLAAYQNQQQQIKQTERFIERFRYKATKARQVQSRVKMLEKMDLVEIEDEESGIHFKFPPAPSSGRSVLEIRNLQKSYGSKRIFSGIDFDIDRGDRIAFVGVNGAGKSTLSKIVAGVEPFEGGERKLGHNVILSYFAQHQADELNPANDVLGTVDEVAVGEIRKSLRNLLGCFLFRGDDVFKKVAVLSGGEKSRLALAKMLLQPCNLIVMDEPTNHLDMRSKAVMQKALMNFEGSYIIVSHDRDFLDPIVNKVVEFSKGGVRTFAGNVSEYIYAKQKEIAASTATVSVPARKEESHISEKERRRIEAEQRQRAYKITKPLKEKITKAEREIEQKEALKREIEELMGHPDFYKDGGKVKAVTAQYKNLESELQNVYFRWGELTRELERVTGEMND, from the coding sequence ATGATCTCCGCAGTTAACATAGCACTCCAATACGGCAGCAAAATTCTCTTCAAGGGAGTGTCGTTTCGTATCGGCACACATGATCGGATCGGACTTGTAGGGTCGAACGGAACGGGCAAGACCACGTTGCTCCGCATGCTTATCGGCGAAGCCTCCCCCGACAAAGGCGAAATTGCGAAAGCAAAGTACGTCACGGTCGGCTACCTTCCGCAAGAAGGCATGCACGTCGAAGGGCGCACGTTGTACAAGGAAGCCGAAACAGCGTTCGGTGATGTGCTGGAAGCGCAACAACATCTCGAAGAAGTCCATCGCCGGATGGGTGAAGTGACTGACCATCAGAGTGAAGAATTTCAGGAACTGCTGGAACTCTATGGCGAACTGCAACACAAGCTGGAAGACAGCGACGCGTTCCGCATGAAAGCGAAGATAGAGAAAGTACTTCTCGGCCTAGGCTTTTCCGTCGAGGATTTGGATCGACAGACGGATGAGTTCAGCGGCGGCTGGCAAATGCGTATCGCGCTTGCGAAACTTCTTCTCATACAACCATCACTATTGCTGCTCGACGAGCCAACAAATCACCTCGACCTCGATTCATTGCAGTGGCTGGAAGAATATCTGCAATCGTATGAAGGGGCAGTTATGATTGTCTCACACGATCGTCGCTTTCTCGATAATATGACGACGAAAACGTACGAGTTGAGTCTCGGTAATCTTGCCGAATATCCCGGAAACTTTTCGTTGTATGTGCGAGAAAAGGAAGAAAGAAAGCAACTCACACTCGCCGCCTATCAGAATCAGCAGCAACAAATCAAACAAACAGAACGGTTCATTGAACGCTTTCGCTACAAGGCGACAAAAGCCAGACAGGTTCAAAGCCGGGTCAAGATGTTGGAGAAGATGGATCTGGTGGAGATTGAAGATGAAGAGAGCGGCATTCACTTCAAGTTTCCTCCGGCTCCGTCAAGCGGGCGATCTGTGTTGGAAATCAGAAATCTGCAAAAAAGCTACGGCAGCAAGCGCATATTCAGTGGTATCGATTTCGACATTGATCGCGGCGACCGGATTGCATTTGTAGGCGTGAACGGCGCCGGAAAATCCACGCTCTCCAAAATCGTTGCCGGCGTCGAACCGTTTGAGGGCGGCGAGCGAAAGCTCGGGCACAATGTGATCCTCTCCTATTTTGCCCAGCATCAGGCAGACGAATTGAACCCGGCCAATGATGTGTTGGGAACGGTGGATGAAGTTGCGGTCGGCGAAATCAGGAAGTCGTTGCGCAATCTGCTCGGCTGTTTTCTGTTTCGCGGAGATGATGTGTTCAAGAAAGTCGCCGTTCTTTCAGGCGGCGAGAAAAGTCGGCTGGCTCTTGCCAAAATGCTGCTCCAACCCTGCAACTTGATTGTCATGGACGAACCGACGAACCATCTTGATATGCGCTCGAAGGCGGTGATGCAGAAGGCATTGATGAATTTCGAAGGAAGTTACATCATCGTCTCACATGATCGCGATTTTCTCGATCCCATCGTGAACAAGGTCGTGGAATTCTCAAAGGGAGGAGTTCGTACGTTTGCGGGCAACGTCAGCGAGTATATCTACGCCAAGCAAAAGGAGATTGCCGCATCAACCGCAACGGTTTCTGTACCCGCAAGGAAAGAAGAATCGCATATTTCCGAGAAGGAACGCAGGCGAATCGAAGCTGAACAGCGCCAGCGCGCCTACAAGATCACAAAACCACTGAAAGAAAAGATAACAAAAGCCGAACGGGAAATCGAGCAGAAGGAAGCGCTGAAACGCGAGATTGAAGAACTGATGGGGCATCCCGATTTCTACAAAGACGGCGGGAAGGTGAAGGCCGTTACTGCGCAATACAAGAATCTGGAAAGCGAATTGCAGAATGTCTACTTCAGGTGGGGCGAGCTGACAAGAGAATTGGAACGTGTGACCGGGGAGATGAACGATTGA
- a CDS encoding DUF4921 family protein — MELTVYYTIMPDGTVKQVNPFTGTEVWAVAGRKGKPITNEQAEDVQSLEVHSPEDYCSFCQSRYHETAPEKARLIRHADGRWGSIPLAAPDRYFDTTAEFRRVGNMFEIVTLDYWRKNYAYKLTGAQTRWKEEYLANPAGLKHISDIIEYKLRREGKSDEQLEKMHMADRLALADSFFGGSHEMIIAKRHYRDNAVNTSDLYSSGEMTLEEHFQYFRFTIEAMRDVAAANRYVRYISVFQNWLRPGGASFDHLHKQLVALDEWGSSIENQTKMIREDPNVYNQFGANFAAHHNLVFAENDFAIAYAGIGHRHPTIEIYSKSQAGRPYEHTDDEIRGMSNLVHAMHAAMGSKISCNEEWYYTPIDAVYKMPWHVLIKWRVTVPAGFEGGTGIFINPMTPIEVRDLMVPRLYRLRDEKKIDNIRIAEECRVDPNPLKYYLR, encoded by the coding sequence ATGGAACTCACAGTTTACTACACCATAATGCCCGACGGTACGGTGAAGCAGGTTAATCCGTTTACAGGCACCGAGGTGTGGGCTGTTGCCGGTCGAAAAGGGAAGCCCATTACGAACGAACAAGCAGAAGATGTGCAGTCCCTTGAAGTTCATTCACCTGAAGATTATTGCAGCTTCTGCCAGTCTCGTTATCACGAAACAGCCCCCGAAAAAGCCCGCCTTATCCGTCATGCTGATGGCCGGTGGGGAAGTATTCCTCTCGCGGCACCGGACAGATATTTCGATACCACCGCCGAGTTCCGCCGTGTTGGAAACATGTTTGAGATTGTCACGCTCGACTATTGGCGCAAGAATTACGCCTACAAACTGACGGGTGCCCAGACCCGGTGGAAGGAAGAGTATCTTGCCAATCCCGCCGGGCTGAAACACATTTCTGATATCATTGAATACAAGTTGCGTCGCGAAGGGAAGTCTGATGAACAGCTGGAGAAGATGCACATGGCTGACAGGCTGGCACTTGCCGATTCGTTCTTCGGCGGCTCGCATGAAATGATTATTGCCAAGCGCCATTATCGCGACAACGCTGTAAATACCTCCGACCTGTACTCTTCCGGAGAGATGACGCTGGAGGAACACTTCCAGTATTTTCGTTTCACAATAGAAGCAATGCGTGATGTAGCTGCTGCGAACCGCTACGTTCGCTATATCAGCGTGTTCCAGAATTGGTTGCGGCCCGGCGGGGCATCGTTTGACCATCTTCACAAACAACTTGTCGCGCTCGATGAATGGGGATCCTCCATCGAAAATCAAACAAAGATGATTCGTGAAGATCCGAACGTGTACAACCAGTTCGGGGCAAATTTTGCGGCACACCACAACCTGGTTTTTGCCGAGAACGATTTCGCGATTGCGTACGCCGGTATCGGCCATCGGCATCCGACCATCGAAATCTACTCGAAGTCGCAGGCGGGCAGACCCTATGAACACACGGATGATGAAATACGGGGGATGAGCAACCTTGTGCACGCAATGCATGCCGCAATGGGCAGCAAAATCTCCTGCAACGAAGAGTGGTACTATACACCCATCGATGCTGTGTACAAAATGCCGTGGCATGTGCTGATCAAGTGGCGCGTGACTGTGCCTGCCGGCTTTGAAGGTGGAACGGGCATCTTCATCAATCCTATGACACCGATTGAAGTCCGCGACCTCATGGTTCCGAGACTGTACAGGCTTCGCGACGAAAAGAAAATCGACAACATTCGCATTGCGGAGGAATGCCGCGTAGATCCGAATCCGCTGAAGTACTATTTGCGATAG